One Pseudochaenichthys georgianus chromosome 7, fPseGeo1.2, whole genome shotgun sequence DNA segment encodes these proteins:
- the alas2 gene encoding 5-aminolevulinate synthase, erythroid-specific, mitochondrial — translation MATFLHHCPFLKSANKPALRRTGAALLSLAYQCPIIARQISLSGTDYLEAELSVSPSKPKPLPTVEQRRLFAQTATQVAVSVSKGCPFVTSQIGVVQARPEVQEDVQEVGSSYDYDHFFMEKISEKKKDHTYRVFKMVNRSAEVFPFAEDYSLSGRGGSQVSVWCSNDYLGMSRHPVLGAIRDAVDRHGAGAGGTRNISGTSNFHVSLEKELAELHQKDAALVFSSCFAANDSTLFTLAKMLPGCEIYSDAGNHASMIQGIRNSGVKRFIFRHNDSRHLEELLQHSDPKTPKIVAFETVHSMDGGICPLEELCDVAHRYGALTFVDEVHAVGLYGAHGAGVGERDNVMHKLDIVSGTLGKAFGCVGGYVASSAALVDIVHSFANGFIFTTALPPMVLAGALESVRVLRSPEGQVLRRSHQRNVKHMRQLLMDKGLPVVNCPSHIIPIRVGNAELNTKVCDTLLERHNIYVQAINYPTVPRGEELLRLTPSLHHNPTMMEYFVDEWDPELF, via the exons ATGGCCACCTTCCTTCATCACTGCCCCTTCCTGAAGTCTGCGAATAAGCCGGCTTTGAGGAGAACAGGAGCCGCCTTGCTCTCTCTGGCTTACCAATGCCCCATCATCGCCCGTCAGATCAGTTTGAGCGGCACAGACTACCTGGAGGCCGAGCTGAGCGTCTCACCCTCCAAACCGAAGCCCCTGCCCACTGTGGAGCAGAGGAGGCTGTTCGCTCAGACCGCTACTCAGGTGGCTGTGTCCGTATCCAAGGGCTGCCCCTTCGTCACCTCTCAGATCGGGGTGGTCCAAGCCAGGCCCGAGGTGCAGGAGGACGTACAAGAAG TCGGCTCCAGCTACGACTACGACCACTTCTTCATGGAGAagatttctgagaaaaagaagGACCATACATACAGAGTCTTCAAGATGGTGAACAGGAGCGCTGAGGTGTTCCCCTTCGCTGAGGATTACTCCCTCTCTGGGCGGGGGGGCTCCCAGGTGTCCGTCTGGTGCAGCAACGACTATCTGGGAATGAGCCGGCACCCCGTCCTCGGTGCCATCAG AGATGCTGTGGACAGACACGGGGCAGGCGCAGGCGGGACCAGGAACATCTCCGGCACCAGTAACTTCCATGTGTCTCTGGAGAAAGAGCTGGCTGAGCTTCACCAGAAAGACGCAGCGCTGGTCTTCTCCTCCTGCTTTGCGGCAAATGACTCCACCCTCTTCACTTTGGCTAAGATGCTGCCAG GGTGCGAGATCTACTCTGATGCAGGGAACCACGCGTCGATGATTCAGGGCATCAGGAACAGCGGAGTCAAGCGCTTCATCTTCCGCCACAACGACAGCCGACACCTGGAGGAGCTGCTGCAGCACTCCGACCCCAAGACACCGAAAATAGTGGCATTCGAAACCGTGCACTCGATGGACG GTGGTATATGTCCTCTGGAGGAGCTGTGTGATGTTGCTCATCGCTACGGAGCGCTGACGTTTGTTGATGAAGTTCACGCAGTGGGCCTGTACGGAGCCCATGGAGCTGGAGTGGGAGAGAGGGACAATGTTATGCACAAGCTTGACATTGTTTCTGGAACCTTAG GCAAGGCCTTCGGCTGCGTTGGAGGCTACGTGGCCAGCAGCGCCGCCCTGGTGGACATTGTGCACTCCTTTGCAAACGGCTTCATCTTCACCACCGCCCTGCCCCCCATGGTCCTGGCTGGAGCCCTGGAGTCTGTCCGGGTCCTGAGGAGCCCCGAGGGCCAGGTGCTGCGCCGGTCCCACCAGAGGAACGTCAAACACATGAGGCAGCTGCTCATGGACAAGGGCCTTCCTGTGGTCAACTGTCCCAGCCACATCATCCCCATCCGG GTGGGCAATGCTGAGCTGAACACCAAGGTGTGCGACACCCTGCTGGAAAGACACAACATCTACGTCCAGGCCATCAACTACCCCACAGTGCCTCGTGGGGAGGAGCTGCTGCGCCTGACTCCCTCTCTTCATCACAACCCCACCATGATGGAGTACTTTGTGGATGAGTGGGATCCAGAGTTGTTCTAG
- the ttc34 gene encoding tetratricopeptide repeat protein 34 produces the protein MTAVVRPGVSVSKLCGDGDRLLGAGDLWRATSFYMSAFRTHAASTVSHMRKLESGLDGVISTLESWLDSHGENLPAEALNKGLAAVFLSTLCPNNLSATIFKMESLLQSGGHGCEEMFARCSALLEGMRDPYPKDASRMVLMLTGALACLFSEPHSVKGLKLYLKAYKSNTSETVTMVKSRQAQHVPKIVKAFVDQVLHIHPSLTFDSECAITTKDKEKLDVETSTILELLLAISPDNREVQELQAAYLCLSGRFVESAEVYSALLHHDGQNLSERSFQVTPERRAGLLTSRAAACLSAGGRTAEACRDLGEAFETHPANARIYFQKLFTDNGTGLAARNHLRQQAEGGLSGYRERVLLRPDLRSTEGVELLDPVITRLRTLCHLEADGGGRELRVRLADCLLLRGEHKEALSICSQLAAAKGQQSYQNTVQVLRGYTRLLSDDHKGALEDFQAVIEHDAPHPSSCVRALCGRGLLRMMGGSNYLTALDYVTASGLHPQETALTVRCLVPWNYRGLLFTVLLEQGRVMLEGAAEHKARTSEDSQQPQQGDKPQSKKDNHRSGTPAGVQSLAVLLVELQPGADGSQILAADALYQLGRVEEAYRLLLSIRPTNPRAPILARLALLQLHRGFLYDTNQLLKKLIQCGDTSCLRPLLAVAQQKDRALLQAHCHSVAKRILEGTKEESAMREAVAYLSIAIMASGGEAAESLLERARCYALLGQRKTAIFDFSAILKEHPKHPQALCGRGFTYLMLNQQKECTHDILAALQINPDMGIKDILSLNDKARKLVCDWLHQFCRSNLSDLLLTNTVPCHEEQLKEAFIIVGALMRTDCREPRWHLLYVDILLAKGEVKAAAAHLCQVFGQEPRDAVAQARVGVVEAWQQNYHSAARRLSKLTEKHASSLPPLLALIPFSQRKRMAQAAAQEASSVSSGGRWDRALSLLSVAVQAAGDHRLQYLRQRAACLAQLGLHERAVSDLDRVIKKHSGSQARCSDDPRVRAEDLCRRGRSMVLCSREAAALEDFCQALELHRKQALQCVEAGLGRLRLAECFLRGALQLYGEQQLSKAWTLIESGLLVDGENAELRRLRARVKREEASSCNIN, from the exons ATGACAGCTGTGGTCCGACCTGGGGTCAGTGTCTCAAAGCTCTGTGGGGATGGAGACAGGCTCCTGGGGGCTGGAGATCTGTGGAGGGCCACCTCCTTCTACATGTCCGCCTTCAGGACCCACGCCGCCTCCACCGTGTCCCACATGCGGAAACTAGAGTCCGGCCTGGATGGGGTGATCTCTACTCTGGAAAGTTGGCTCGACAGTCATGGGGAGAACCTCCCCGCTGAGGCTCTTAATAAAGGTCTTGCAGCTGTGTTTCTATCCACACTCTGCCCCAACAATCTGTCTGCAACCATTTTCAAGATGGAGTCTCTCCTTCAGAGTGGGGGGCATGGCTGTGAGGAGATGTTTGCTCGCTGCAGTGCTCTGCTTGAAGGGATGCGAGACCCTTACCCAAAAGATGCCTCTCGCATGGTGTTGATGTTAACTGGTGCCCTGGCCTGCTTGTTCTCGGAACCTCACAGTGTTAAGGGATTGAAGCTTTATCTCAAAGCTTACAAGAGTAACACATCTGAAACTGTCACAATGGTCAAAAGCAGACAAGCTCAGCATGTACCCAAAATAGTGAAGGCCTTTGTAGACCAAGTACTGCACATACATCCctctttaacatttgacagtgaATGTGCAATTACAACAAAGGACAAGGAGAAGCTAGATGTGGAGACTTCTACAATTTTAGAGTTGTTATTGGCTATCTCACCTGATAACAGAGAAGTGCAGGAGCTTCAAGCAGCATATTTGTGTTTGAGTGGCAGGTTTGTTGAAAGTGCAGAGGTCTACTCAGCTCTCTTGCATCATGATGGTCAGAACTTGTCAGAAAGGTCATTCCAGGTCACTCCTGAGAGAAGAGCTGGGCTCCTAACCAGTCGAGCAGCTGCCTGCTTGTCAGCTGGTGGACGGACTGCGGAGGCTTGCAGGGATCTGGGGGAGGCGTTTGAGACCCACCCTGCCAATGCCCGgatttattttcaaaagctattcaCAGATAATGGCACAGGGTTGGCTGCTCGTAACCATCTCCGTCAGCAGGCAGAGGGAGGCCTGTCTGGGTACAGAGAGAGGGTCCTCCTCCGCCCAGACCTGCGGTCCACTGAAGGAGTTGAACTACTGGACCCTGTCATCACTCGGTTACGGACCCTGTGCCACTTAGAGGCTGacgggggagggagggagctgCGGGTACGGCTGGCCGACTGTCTTCTCCTCAGAGGGGAACACAAAGAGGCCCTCTCCATCTGCAGCCAGCTAGCGGCGGCCAAAGGTCAGCAGAGCTATCAAAACACAGTGCAGGTTCTCCGTGGATATACACGACTTCTCTCAGACGACCACAAGGGGGCGTTAGAAGACTTCCAGGCTGTGATTGAACACGATGCCCCCCACCCGTCCAGCTGTGTGCGGGCCCTCTGTGGCAGAGGGCTGCTGCGCATGATGGGGGGATCAAACTACCTCACAGCTCTAGACTATGTGACAGCCAGCGGGCTGCACCCTCAGGAAACAGCGCTGACTGTCCGCTGCTTGGTGCCATGGAACTACCGGGGGCTGCTGTTCACTGTTTTACTGGAGCAGGGACGGGTCATGCTGGAGGGGGCAGCAGAGCACAAAGCCAGGACCAGTGAAGACTCCCAGCAGCCCCAGCAGGGGGATAAGCCACAATCAAAGAAAGACAACCACAGATCAGG GACTCCTGCTGGTGTCCAATCCCTGGCTGTGCTGCTGGTGGAGCTGCAGCCCGGTGCTGATGGGTCTCAGATTCTGGCAGCAGATGCCTTGTACCAGCTTGGCCGGGTGGAGGAGGCCTACCGGCTACTACTCTCCATCAGGCCCACCAACCCTCGGGCACCTATCCTGGCTCGTCTCGCCCTGCTGCAGCTGCACAGAGGCTTTCTTTATGACACCAATCAG CTGCTGAAAAAGCTCATTCAGTGTGGTGATACCAGCTGCTTGCGCCCCTTGTTGGCTGTGGCACAACAGAAGGACCGGGCTCTGCTGCaggcgcactgccactctgtTGCCAAACGCATCCTGGAGGGCACTAAAGAGGAGAGTGCCATGAGGGAGGCTGTGGCATACCTCTCCATCGCTATCATGGCCTCTG GTGGTGAAGCAGCAGAATCTTTACTGGAGAGAGCGAGGTGTTACGCACTGCTGGGCCAGCGAAAGACGGCCATCTTTGATTTCAGTGCTATTCTGAAAGAGCACCCTAAACATCCTCAGGCCCTCTGTGGGAGAGGCTTCACCTATCTCATGCTGAACCAACAAAAG GAATGCACTCATGATATCTTGGCAGCCCTTCAGATAAACCCTGACATGGGTATCAAAGACATCCTGTCTCTTAATGACAAGGCACGGAAGCTCGTCTGTGATTGGCTGCATCAATTCTGTCGGAGCAATCTGTCAGATCTCCTGCTCACTAACACTGTCCCCTGCCATGAAGAGCAGCTCAAAGAGGCTTTTATAATTGTCGGAGCTCTGATGAGGACGGACTGCAGAGAGCCCAGGTGGCATCTCCTCTATGTGGACATACTCCTAGCCAAAG GTGAAGTGAAGGCAGCAGCCGCTCATCTGTGCCAGGTGTTTGGACAGGAGCCAAGAGATGCAGTGGCCCAGGCCCGGGTGGGCGTGGTGGAGGCCTGGCAGCAGAACTACCACAGCGCAGCTCGCCGGCTCAGCAAACTGACTGAGAAACACGCATCCAGTCTTCCCCCCCTGCTGGCCCTGATCCCATTCAGTCAGCGGAAACGCATGGCACAG GCAGCAGCTCAGGAGGCGAGCAGTGTGTCTTCAGGTGGCCGTTGGGACCgggccctctctctcctctctgtggCCGTACAGGCAGCAGGAGATCACAGACTCCAGTATCTCCGGCAGCGGGCCGCCTGCCTCGCTCAGCTGGGCCTACACGAGCGGGCCGTATCCGACCTGGACCGAGTTATCAAGAAACACAGTGGGTCCCAGGCCAGATGCTCAGATGACCCCCGGGTCAGGGCAGAGGATCTGTGTCGGCGGGGCCGCAGCATGGTGCTCTGctccagagaggcagcagctctgGAGGACTTCTGTCAGGCCTTGGAGCTTCACAGGAAACAGGCTCTTCAGTGTGTGGAGGCTGGACTGGGGAGGCTTCGTCTGGCTGAGTGCTTCCTGCGGGGGGCGCTTCAACTCTACGGGGAGCAGCAGCTCAGTAAAGCCTGGACACTGATCGAAAGTGGGCTCCTTGTGGATGGTGAGAACGCAGAGCTCCGCAGACTGAGGGCAAGGGTCAAAAGAGAAGAGGCCAGCTCCTGCAATATCAACTAG
- the LOC117449688 gene encoding tumor necrosis factor receptor superfamily member 1A has translation MFCSTNMNFVLVFPLILIFLFIGQSYTEVKTQNSDSCFKLCPAGYHKVGPCEGKAEGYRCEKCVDGTYTAIENSVGECKRCESCGYHQFEANPCNFTSDRLCKDCSCKQCKGPNNHRECKSCQSEKCLHLPKCKRICKQFPIIANQSSTTTAATTASTTSLSNDAPNPGVNRVPPNPLKEFQWLLLTGVLVPFLGLLWFVLFIKNPFKCLCWRAKNDLVPPVEDAILNEQGSHQDSSPHTLTLHISEETPMMTLSQSAATPEHPAHIRPLLPEGEHKVIKQIEQTEHWPAIVLYAIIKEVPLRRWKEFLRLLSVADQQIERVELEAGLGMGSMEKQYQMLRLWSQRSSGCLNDVFSALHYMDLSGCAQLLQEHLDKLQWKP, from the exons ATGTTCTGCTCTACCAACATGAACTTTGTTTTG gtgTTCCCACTGATACTCATCTTCCTATTCATCGGACAGAGTTACACTGAGGTTAAAACccaaaattcagattcatgttTTAAACTATGCCCAGCCG GATATCATAAAGTTGGTCCATGCGAAGGGAAAGCTGAAGGGTACAGATGTGAAAAGTGTGTTGATGGCACATACACAGCAATAGAAAACTCCGTAGGCGAATGTAAGCGTTGTGAGAGTTGTGGAT ATCATCAGTTTGAAGCTAATCCATGCAACTTTACTAGTGATAGGCTGTGCAAGGATTGCAGTTGTAAACAATGCAAAG GACCCAACAACCACAGGGAGTGCAAGTCCTGCCAAAG cGAGAAGTGTTTGCATCTCCCAAAATGCAAGAGGATATGTAAACAATTTCCTATAATTGCAAATCAATCTTCAACTACAACTGCAGCCACAACAGCATCTACAACTTCACTTTCAAATGACGCTCCAAATCCTGGTGTGAACCGAGTTCCACCGAATCCCT TGAAGGAATTTCAGTGGCTTTTGCTCACTGGGGTTTTGGTGCCGTTTCTGGGCTTACTGTGGTTCGTGCTTTTCATTAAGAATCCATTCAAATGTCTCTGCTGGAGAGCGAAAAATGACCTGGTGCCCCCTGTCGAAGATGCCATATTGAACG AACAAGGCAGTCATCAAGATAGCAGCCCACACACACTG ACATTACACATATCTGAGGAAACTCCCATGATGACTCTCAGTCAGAGTGCAGCCACACCAGAACATCCTGCCCACATCAGGCCTCTCCTACCAGAGGGTGAACACAAAG TTATCAAACAAATTGAGCAAACTGAGCACTGGCCAGCCATCGTCCTCTATGCCATCATCAAGGAGGTGCCCCTGCGTAGGTGGAAAGAGTTCTTGCGTCTGCTCTCGGTGGCGGATCAGCAGATTGAGCGGGTGGAGCTGGAGGCTGGTCTGGGTATGGGCTCCATGGAGAAGCAGTACCAGATGCTGAGGCTGTGGAGTCAGCGCTCCTCTGGCTGCCTGAATGATGTCTTCTCGGCCCTGCACTACATGGATTTATCTGGCTGTGCCCAGCTACTGCAGGAACACCTGGACAAGCTGCAGTGGAAACCTTAA